The Aureimonas mangrovi genome includes a region encoding these proteins:
- a CDS encoding ATP phosphoribosyltransferase regulatory subunit translates to MSAQDTGAVEAALAAFFAARGANAVATPILQPAEPYLDTAGEALRRRIFLTRGEGGRSLCLRPDFTIPVALAHIERGQALPRRYSYSGLVFRQDRGDGPAEFRQAGIEDLGDPQTGEADARAIADALAALEACGIERASLETVVGDQGLFEAFLASLGLPAGWQRRLVRTFGNDGLLVQALESLSTGSSRDVFANLAPDLVDAARAGDVDTLADEISEWMEEGGLPPHRSRTAREVAERLVEKIAVAEARLDGALLERLRRFLAIDCPLDRAEAELTAAGVAPGASLALLEARNKALTTAGVDLSTIRYRAAFGRPLDYYTGMVFEISAPPLAGPLAGGGRYDRLVSFLGARETIPAVGFSLWLDRIETATATATGAAK, encoded by the coding sequence ATGAGCGCCCAGGATACCGGCGCGGTTGAGGCGGCGCTCGCGGCCTTCTTCGCGGCACGCGGTGCGAATGCGGTTGCGACGCCGATCCTCCAGCCCGCCGAGCCCTATCTCGACACGGCCGGCGAAGCGCTGCGTCGGCGCATCTTCCTAACGCGCGGCGAGGGCGGCCGCTCGCTCTGCCTGCGCCCGGACTTCACCATTCCCGTCGCGCTCGCGCACATCGAGCGCGGGCAGGCGCTGCCGCGTCGCTACTCCTACAGCGGCCTCGTCTTCCGGCAGGACCGCGGCGACGGACCGGCGGAGTTCCGGCAGGCCGGCATCGAAGACCTGGGCGATCCGCAGACGGGCGAGGCGGACGCCCGCGCCATCGCCGACGCACTGGCCGCGCTCGAAGCTTGCGGGATCGAGCGCGCTTCGCTCGAAACCGTTGTCGGCGATCAGGGGCTCTTCGAGGCGTTCCTTGCCTCGCTCGGTCTCCCGGCCGGCTGGCAGCGCCGCCTCGTGCGTACCTTCGGCAACGACGGGCTGCTCGTGCAGGCGCTCGAAAGCCTGTCGACCGGCTCGTCGCGAGACGTCTTCGCCAATCTTGCGCCCGACCTCGTGGATGCCGCGCGCGCGGGTGACGTCGATACGCTCGCCGACGAAATCTCCGAATGGATGGAGGAGGGCGGCCTGCCGCCGCATCGCAGCCGCACGGCGCGCGAGGTGGCAGAGCGCCTGGTGGAGAAGATCGCGGTTGCCGAAGCCCGGCTCGACGGCGCGCTTCTGGAGCGACTGCGGCGCTTTCTCGCCATCGACTGCCCGCTCGACCGGGCCGAGGCCGAACTGACGGCGGCCGGCGTTGCGCCGGGTGCCTCGCTGGCACTTCTCGAGGCGCGCAACAAGGCTTTGACGACGGCCGGCGTCGATCTTTCCACGATCCGCTACCGCGCCGCCTTCGGCCGACCGCTCGACTACTATACCGGCATGGTCTTCGAGATCTCCGCGCCCCCGCTCGCCGGGCCGCTCGCGGGTGGAGGAAGATACGACCGGCTCGTCTCGTTCCTCGGGGCGCGCGAGACGATCCCGGCGGTGGGCTTCTCGCTGTGGCTGGACCGGATCGAGACCGCCACCGCCACCGCCACTGGGGCCGCGAAATGA
- the hisG gene encoding ATP phosphoribosyltransferase, which translates to MTVTLAIPSKGRLKENAVGVLARAGIRVVPSEDDRSYRTRVEGLDGLEVLLLSASEIAREVRDGAIHLGVTGEDLLRETVPDLSPSIEILARLGFGHADVVVAVPDSWVDVTTMEDLNDVAGSFRQRHGRRLRIATKYWRLTQSFFTRAHGIQTYRIVESLGATEGAPAAGSADIIVDITSSGSTLTANRLRILSDGLILSSQACLARSMTATLEEGDAETLSEIQRRFSSAQL; encoded by the coding sequence ATGACCGTCACGCTCGCCATTCCCTCGAAGGGTCGCCTGAAGGAGAACGCCGTCGGCGTTCTCGCGCGTGCCGGCATCCGCGTGGTGCCGAGCGAGGACGACCGTTCCTACCGCACGCGCGTGGAGGGACTGGACGGGCTGGAGGTGCTCCTCCTGTCCGCCTCGGAGATCGCCCGCGAGGTGCGCGACGGGGCGATCCATCTCGGCGTGACAGGTGAGGACCTGTTGCGCGAGACGGTGCCGGACCTTTCGCCCTCGATCGAGATCCTGGCGCGGCTCGGCTTCGGCCATGCCGACGTGGTCGTCGCGGTGCCCGACTCGTGGGTGGACGTGACGACGATGGAGGATCTGAACGATGTGGCGGGTTCGTTCCGCCAGCGGCACGGCCGGCGCCTGCGCATCGCGACCAAATACTGGCGGCTGACGCAGAGCTTCTTCACGCGCGCCCACGGCATCCAGACCTACCGGATCGTTGAAAGCCTCGGCGCGACCGAGGGAGCTCCGGCGGCGGGCTCGGCCGACATCATCGTCGACATCACCTCGTCCGGATCGACACTGACGGCCAACAGGCTGCGCATCCTGTCGGACGGGCTGATCCTCTCCTCGCAGGCATGCCTTGCGCGTTCGATGACGGCAACGCTGGAAGAGGGCGACGCCGAAACCCTAAGCGAGATCCAGCGTCGCTTCTCGTCGGCTCAGCTGTAA
- a CDS encoding DoxX family protein, producing the protein MNPVVLLIARILMAIIFIVGGFGKLAGAAGFAGYLGSLGVPGGIATAYVVGLFELACGLLVLVGFKTFYAALALAVFCVATAFIGHMGDMSAIVKNLALAGGYVFLAAYGPGAFALDRSARVSRYS; encoded by the coding sequence ATGAACCCTGTCGTCCTACTCATCGCCCGCATCCTGATGGCGATCATCTTCATCGTCGGCGGCTTCGGCAAGCTCGCCGGCGCCGCCGGTTTCGCGGGCTATCTCGGCTCGCTCGGCGTTCCGGGCGGCATCGCCACGGCCTATGTCGTGGGCCTGTTCGAGCTTGCCTGCGGCCTGCTCGTCCTCGTCGGCTTCAAGACCTTCTACGCTGCGCTGGCGCTCGCGGTCTTCTGCGTCGCCACGGCTTTCATCGGCCACATGGGCGACATGTCCGCCATCGTGAAGAACCTCGCGCTGGCGGGCGGCTACGTCTTCCTCGCCGCATACGGGCCCGGCGCCTTCGCGCTCGACCGCAGCGCGCGCGTCTCGCGTTACAGCTGA
- the fumC gene encoding class II fumarate hydratase, which yields MSGTRRETDSIGAIEVADDRYWGAQTERSLNNFKIGTDRQPIAVIHALATVKKAAALVNKGYGKLDDDIAAAIVAAADEVISGKLDDHFPLVVYQTGSGTQTNMNVNEVISNRAIEAMGGEMGSKKPVHPNDHVNMGQSSNDVFPTAIHVAVALETVARVMPAIDALHAALDAKAKEFAPIIKIGRTHTQDATPITLGQEFSGYAAALELGKVRIEKALHDVYALAQGGTAVGTGLNAPVGFDEKIAAEIANLTGQPFRTAGNKFEALASHGALAFFHGALNALATDLFKIANDIRFLGSGPRSGLGELSLPENEPGSSIMPGKVNPTQAEALTMVACEVFGHETTVTVAASQGHFELNVFKPVIANAVLSSIRLLADGMNSFREHCVEGIKANEDRIRSLMEQSLMLVTALAPTIGYDNAATIAKTAHKKGTTLREEAIASGFISGEDYDRIVDPAAMTRPG from the coding sequence ATGAGCGGAACGAGACGCGAGACCGATTCCATCGGCGCCATCGAGGTGGCCGACGATCGTTATTGGGGCGCGCAGACGGAGCGTTCGCTCAACAATTTCAAGATCGGCACCGACCGCCAGCCAATCGCTGTCATCCACGCTCTCGCCACGGTTAAGAAAGCAGCGGCCCTCGTCAACAAGGGTTACGGCAAACTCGACGACGATATCGCGGCCGCGATCGTGGCCGCTGCGGACGAGGTCATATCCGGCAAGCTGGACGACCACTTCCCGCTCGTCGTCTATCAGACCGGCTCGGGCACACAGACGAACATGAACGTCAACGAGGTCATCTCCAACCGCGCCATCGAGGCGATGGGCGGCGAGATGGGCTCTAAGAAGCCGGTCCACCCGAACGACCACGTCAATATGGGCCAGTCGTCGAATGACGTGTTCCCGACGGCGATCCACGTCGCGGTCGCGCTCGAGACCGTCGCGCGGGTGATGCCTGCCATCGACGCCCTGCACGCCGCGCTCGACGCCAAGGCGAAGGAATTCGCGCCGATCATCAAGATCGGCCGCACCCATACGCAGGACGCCACGCCCATCACGCTCGGACAGGAGTTCTCCGGCTATGCCGCCGCGCTCGAACTCGGCAAGGTGCGCATCGAGAAGGCTCTCCATGACGTCTATGCGCTGGCGCAGGGCGGCACAGCCGTCGGCACCGGCCTCAACGCGCCGGTCGGGTTCGACGAGAAGATCGCGGCGGAGATCGCGAACCTCACCGGCCAGCCCTTCCGCACGGCCGGCAACAAGTTCGAGGCACTGGCCTCGCATGGCGCGCTCGCCTTCTTCCACGGCGCGCTCAACGCACTGGCGACCGACCTCTTCAAGATCGCCAACGACATCCGTTTCCTCGGCTCGGGGCCGCGCTCGGGCCTCGGCGAACTCTCGCTGCCCGAAAACGAGCCGGGCTCCTCGATCATGCCGGGCAAGGTGAACCCGACGCAGGCCGAGGCGCTGACCATGGTGGCCTGCGAGGTGTTCGGCCACGAGACGACGGTCACCGTCGCCGCCAGCCAGGGTCATTTCGAGCTCAACGTCTTCAAGCCGGTGATCGCCAACGCCGTCCTGTCCTCGATCCGGCTTCTGGCCGACGGCATGAACTCGTTCCGCGAGCATTGCGTCGAGGGCATCAAGGCGAACGAGGATCGCATCAGGTCGCTCATGGAGCAGTCGCTGATGCTGGTGACGGCGCTGGCGCCGACGATCGGCTACGACAACGCCGCGACCATCGCCAAGACCGCGCACAAGAAGGGCACGACCCTTCGCGAGGAGGCGATCGCTTCCGGCTTCATCTCCGGCGAGGACTACGACAGGATCGTCGATCCTGCGGCCATGACGCGGCCCGGCTAA
- a CDS encoding CsbD family protein has product MVDSNQIKGGAKEVGGRVKEAAGKAVGNERMQAEGMADQAEGKTQKNYGKVKDAVKDQVNR; this is encoded by the coding sequence ATGGTCGACAGCAACCAGATCAAGGGCGGCGCCAAGGAAGTGGGCGGCAGGGTCAAGGAGGCCGCCGGCAAGGCGGTGGGCAACGAGCGCATGCAGGCCGAAGGCATGGCTGACCAGGCCGAGGGCAAGACCCAGAAGAACTACGGCAAGGTCAAGGACGCTGTGAAGGATCAGGTCAACCGCTAA
- a CDS encoding sulfite exporter TauE/SafE family protein produces MQDFLLFFAVGILAQLIDGALGMAYGVISSTVLLSFGVSPAAASASVHAAELFTTAASGTAHVYNRNIDWKLFWRLVPFGIVGGVLGTYVLTSFDGAAMRPFVAAYLTCIGVYLIIRSFTHRPSKPVRAAVVPPLAAAGGFLDAAGGGGWGPIVTTGLLGAGGQPRYVIGTVNTAEFLVTLSVSLAFLFSLLTGHWEEADDLSTHALAVAGLIAGGVIAAPFAGYIVRILSTDTLLRLVGSLICILGITQVWGILSGS; encoded by the coding sequence ATGCAGGACTTTCTCCTCTTCTTCGCCGTCGGCATCCTCGCCCAACTCATAGACGGCGCACTCGGCATGGCCTACGGCGTGATCTCCTCCACGGTGCTGCTGTCCTTCGGCGTCTCGCCGGCGGCCGCCTCGGCCTCGGTCCACGCCGCCGAACTCTTCACGACGGCTGCTTCCGGCACGGCGCATGTGTACAACCGAAACATCGACTGGAAGCTCTTCTGGCGTCTCGTTCCCTTCGGCATCGTCGGCGGCGTCCTCGGCACCTATGTCCTGACGAGTTTCGACGGCGCGGCGATGCGCCCCTTCGTGGCCGCCTACCTCACCTGCATCGGCGTCTATCTGATCATACGCTCCTTCACGCATCGGCCCTCGAAGCCCGTGCGTGCGGCCGTCGTGCCGCCGCTGGCTGCGGCCGGCGGCTTTCTGGACGCGGCCGGCGGTGGCGGCTGGGGCCCGATCGTCACGACGGGTCTTCTCGGTGCAGGCGGGCAGCCGCGCTACGTCATCGGCACCGTGAACACAGCCGAGTTCCTCGTCACGCTGTCGGTCTCCCTCGCCTTCCTCTTCTCGCTCCTCACCGGCCACTGGGAGGAAGCAGACGACCTGTCCACCCACGCACTGGCAGTGGCCGGCCTGATCGCCGGCGGGGTCATCGCCGCGCCCTTCGCCGGCTACATCGTGCGCATCCTGTCGACAGACACGCTTCTGCGCCTCGTCGGCAGCCTCATCTGCATTCTCGGCATCACGCAGGTTTGGGGAATTCTGTCGGGATCGTAA
- the groL gene encoding chaperonin GroEL (60 kDa chaperone family; promotes refolding of misfolded polypeptides especially under stressful conditions; forms two stacked rings of heptamers to form a barrel-shaped 14mer; ends can be capped by GroES; misfolded proteins enter the barrel where they are refolded when GroES binds), whose translation MAAKEVKFGRDARERMLRGVDILADAVKVTLGPKGRNVVIDKSFGAPRITKDGVSVAKEIELEDKFENMGAQMVREVASKTNDKAGDGTTTATVLAQAIVKEGAKAVAAGMNPMDVKRGIDSAVAKVVESLLASARSIDTSDEVAQVGTISANGEKEIGQMIASAMQKVGNEGVITVEEAKTAETELEVVEGMQFDRGYLSPYFVTNAEKMVAELEDPYILLHEKKLSNLQAMLPVLEAVVQSGKPLVIIAEDVEGEALATLVVNKLRGGLKIAAVKAPGFGDRRKAMLEDIAILTGGQVISEDLGIKLENVSLDMLGRAKKISITKENTTIVDGNGDAEGIKARVGQIKGQIEETSSDYDREKLQERLAKLAGGVAVIRVGGATEVEVKEKKDRVDDALNATRAAVEEGIVPGGGVALLRASNAVDLKGENADQDAGIAIVRKALQAPIRQIVTNAGDEGSIVVGKLLENASASYGYNAQTGEYGDMIQFGIVDPVKVVRSALQDAASVAGLLVTTEAMISEAPKKDGGAMPAMPGGGMGGMGGMDF comes from the coding sequence ATGGCAGCCAAAGAAGTCAAGTTCGGCCGTGACGCGCGCGAGCGCATGCTGCGCGGCGTCGACATCCTCGCCGACGCGGTGAAGGTCACGCTCGGCCCCAAGGGCCGCAACGTCGTGATCGACAAGTCCTTCGGCGCTCCGCGCATCACCAAGGACGGCGTCTCCGTTGCCAAGGAGATCGAGCTCGAGGACAAGTTCGAGAACATGGGCGCCCAGATGGTGCGCGAAGTGGCCTCGAAGACCAACGACAAGGCCGGTGACGGCACCACGACCGCGACGGTCCTCGCTCAGGCGATCGTCAAGGAAGGCGCAAAGGCGGTTGCCGCCGGCATGAACCCGATGGACGTCAAGCGCGGCATCGATTCGGCCGTCGCCAAGGTCGTCGAGTCGCTGCTGGCCTCGGCCCGCTCGATCGACACCTCCGACGAGGTCGCCCAGGTCGGCACCATCTCCGCCAATGGCGAGAAGGAAATCGGCCAGATGATCGCCTCGGCGATGCAGAAGGTCGGCAACGAGGGTGTCATCACCGTCGAGGAAGCCAAGACCGCCGAGACCGAGCTCGAGGTCGTCGAGGGCATGCAGTTCGATCGCGGCTATCTGTCGCCGTACTTCGTGACCAACGCCGAGAAGATGGTCGCCGAGCTCGAGGATCCGTACATCCTCCTGCACGAGAAGAAGCTCTCCAACCTCCAGGCGATGCTGCCGGTCCTCGAGGCCGTCGTGCAGTCGGGCAAGCCGCTCGTCATCATCGCCGAGGACGTCGAGGGCGAGGCTCTGGCCACGCTCGTCGTCAACAAGCTGCGTGGCGGCCTGAAGATCGCGGCAGTCAAGGCGCCGGGCTTCGGCGATCGCCGCAAGGCGATGCTCGAGGACATCGCGATCCTCACGGGCGGTCAGGTCATCTCCGAGGATCTCGGCATCAAGCTCGAGAACGTCTCGCTCGACATGCTCGGCCGCGCCAAGAAGATCTCGATCACCAAGGAAAACACCACCATCGTCGATGGCAACGGTGATGCCGAGGGCATCAAGGCCCGCGTCGGCCAGATCAAGGGCCAGATCGAGGAGACCTCGTCCGACTACGATCGCGAGAAGCTCCAGGAGCGTCTGGCCAAGCTCGCCGGCGGCGTCGCGGTGATCCGCGTCGGCGGGGCGACCGAGGTCGAGGTCAAGGAGAAGAAGGATCGCGTCGACGACGCCCTCAACGCGACCCGCGCGGCCGTAGAGGAAGGCATCGTCCCGGGCGGCGGCGTCGCTCTCCTGCGCGCTTCCAACGCGGTCGACCTGAAGGGCGAGAACGCCGATCAGGACGCCGGCATCGCGATCGTCCGCAAGGCGCTCCAGGCTCCGATCCGTCAGATCGTGACGAACGCGGGCGACGAAGGTTCCATCGTCGTCGGAAAGCTGCTCGAGAACGCCTCGGCCAGCTACGGCTACAACGCCCAGACGGGCGAGTATGGCGACATGATCCAGTTCGGCATCGTCGATCCGGTCAAGGTCGTTCGCTCGGCCCTGCAGGATGCGGCTTCGGTCGCCGGCCTGCTCGTCACCACCGAGGCGATGATCTCGGAAGCCCCGAAGAAGGACGGCGGCGCGATGCCGGCGATGCCGGGCGGCGGCATGGGCGGCATGGGCGGCATGGACTTCTAA
- the groES gene encoding co-chaperone GroES, which translates to MANVNFRPLHDRVVVRRVESEAKTAGGIIIPDTAKEKPQEGEIVAVGAGARDETGKVNPLEVKAGDRILFGKWSGTEIKLGGEDLLIMKESDILGIVG; encoded by the coding sequence ATGGCCAACGTGAACTTCCGTCCCTTGCACGACCGTGTGGTCGTTCGCCGTGTCGAGTCCGAGGCGAAGACGGCCGGCGGAATCATCATTCCCGACACCGCCAAGGAAAAGCCGCAGGAAGGCGAGATCGTCGCCGTCGGCGCCGGCGCGCGCGACGAGACCGGCAAGGTCAACCCGCTCGAGGTCAAGGCCGGCGACCGCATCCTGTTCGGCAAATGGTCGGGCACCGAGATCAAGCTCGGCGGTGAGGACCTCCTCATCATGAAGGAATCCGACATCCTCGGGATCGTCGGCTGA
- a CDS encoding TIGR01459 family HAD-type hydrolase, with amino-acid sequence MSHAPNVEAIGALSEVSQRYDALFCDVWGVVHDGVRKSPEAEAALVAAREAGTKVILITNSPRLSRGVVAQLDALDVTREAYDDIVTSGDATRSLIERAEPRIFHIGPSRDRDIFEGLAVEFVAEEDASAIVATGLFDDEVETPADYADVLGRAAGRGIEMICANPDIVVHRGEKLIYCAGALGQVYAELGGTVRLAGKPHRPIYEVAMEKLGIASPRILCIGDGMFTDVKGGATIGADVLFVQEGIHRDELAHARDDMQALHGALAERELTARYVMPALR; translated from the coding sequence ATGTCGCACGCCCCTAACGTCGAGGCCATCGGCGCGCTGAGCGAAGTCTCGCAGCGATACGATGCGCTGTTCTGCGACGTCTGGGGCGTCGTCCACGATGGCGTCCGGAAGTCGCCTGAGGCGGAAGCCGCCCTCGTCGCCGCACGCGAGGCGGGCACGAAGGTCATCCTCATCACCAATTCGCCGCGTCTCTCACGCGGGGTGGTCGCGCAGCTCGACGCCCTCGACGTCACCCGCGAAGCCTATGACGACATCGTCACGTCGGGCGATGCGACGCGCAGCTTGATCGAGCGCGCGGAGCCGCGCATCTTCCATATCGGCCCGTCCCGCGATCGCGACATCTTCGAAGGTCTCGCCGTCGAATTCGTCGCCGAGGAGGACGCGTCGGCCATCGTGGCGACGGGCCTCTTCGACGATGAGGTCGAGACGCCGGCCGACTACGCGGATGTTCTCGGGCGCGCGGCCGGGCGGGGCATCGAGATGATCTGCGCCAATCCCGACATCGTGGTGCATCGCGGCGAAAAGCTGATCTACTGCGCCGGTGCGCTCGGCCAGGTCTATGCCGAGCTCGGCGGCACCGTGCGCCTGGCCGGCAAGCCGCACCGCCCGATCTACGAGGTCGCGATGGAGAAGCTCGGCATCGCCTCGCCGCGCATCCTGTGCATTGGCGACGGCATGTTCACGGACGTGAAGGGCGGAGCGACGATCGGCGCCGACGTCCTCTTCGTCCAGGAGGGCATCCACCGCGACGAACTCGCCCATGCCCGCGACGACATGCAGGCGCTGCACGGAGCGCTCGCCGAGCGCGAACTGACCGCGCGTTACGTGATGCCGGCCCTGCGATGA
- a CDS encoding bifunctional riboflavin kinase/FAD synthetase, translating to MSVKADFVRVEGEAAFPRALLGGVVAIGNFDGVHRGHQSVLETAAASARECGAPLVALTFEPHPRTVFAPAHPVPRLTPAAVKARLFSALGFDAVVEQPFDRDYAGLSAEDFIAGTIVQRLGARDVVVGFDFQFGARRSGDAAYLAEAGRRHGFGVEVVEAYDEGGAAVSSSRIRTLLSEGEADAAAHLLGYRWTIEGAVGHGRKVGRTLGYPTANMVLDAPELLANGIYAVRVRRADGSLHDGVASYGRRPTFDDGAPLFETYLFDFAGDLYGEALSISIFARLRGEERFDDVPALVAQMDRDAALARELLAGAAPLSALDEAIAFSKMLYRPPAD from the coding sequence ATGAGCGTGAAGGCCGATTTCGTGCGCGTCGAGGGGGAGGCGGCATTTCCGCGCGCTCTTCTCGGAGGCGTCGTGGCGATCGGCAATTTCGACGGCGTCCATCGCGGCCACCAGTCGGTGCTCGAGACGGCAGCAGCCAGCGCGCGCGAGTGCGGCGCGCCGCTTGTGGCGCTGACCTTCGAGCCCCATCCGCGCACGGTCTTCGCCCCCGCCCACCCGGTGCCGCGCCTCACCCCGGCCGCCGTGAAGGCGCGGCTCTTTTCGGCACTCGGTTTCGATGCCGTGGTCGAGCAGCCTTTCGACCGGGACTATGCCGGGCTTTCGGCGGAAGACTTCATCGCCGGCACGATCGTCCAGCGGCTCGGCGCGCGCGATGTCGTCGTCGGCTTTGACTTCCAGTTTGGCGCGCGGCGCTCGGGCGATGCCGCCTACCTTGCCGAGGCGGGCCGTCGCCACGGTTTCGGGGTCGAGGTGGTTGAGGCGTATGACGAGGGCGGCGCGGCGGTTTCCTCCAGCCGTATCCGCACGCTTCTGAGCGAGGGCGAGGCGGATGCGGCAGCGCACCTCCTCGGCTATCGCTGGACGATCGAAGGCGCCGTCGGCCACGGCCGCAAGGTCGGCCGCACGCTTGGCTATCCGACCGCCAACATGGTTCTGGATGCGCCGGAGCTTCTCGCGAACGGCATCTATGCCGTGCGCGTTCGACGCGCCGACGGAAGCCTTCACGATGGCGTCGCGAGCTACGGCCGCCGCCCGACCTTCGACGACGGCGCGCCGCTGTTCGAGACCTATCTCTTCGATTTTGCCGGCGACCTCTATGGCGAGGCGCTGTCGATCTCCATCTTCGCGAGGTTGCGCGGCGAGGAGCGTTTCGACGATGTCCCCGCTCTCGTCGCGCAGATGGACCGCGACGCGGCCCTCGCCCGCGAGCTTCTAGCTGGTGCGGCTCCCTTGTCGGCGCTCGACGAGGCGATCGCCTTTTCGAAAATGCTTTATCGGCCGCCCGCCGATTGA